aatcatatggagatatttatcgggtgttgaaaaacctgaactgctAAAAAGCAAGGCTGCTGCCGACCCAGGGGAAAATTAAGAtaaaagaggatctgaaaaggGGTCGTACGTGGCTGGtatacagtttgtggggagtgggatttgtttacattaagcATCCACGctagtaaaacatgttttctctacagtacatgtaattcttagtactgattaGTAGGGCCGCTCAATTAATTGAAATTCGATTCCGATttcgattattacacccaacgattacaaaaataacataatcgagaaaaaacaattgtaaaaaaaacattttttttaacattttatatttgctaaataaaacaaacccataaTTTcgataataaagcttggcacacacatgttaataatactaactttgagttgtttaatccacgcacatgcaagctcctcccctccaccCCGCCcatctcaaagccaaagctggCCTGCATTccaacatggcaggagaaacttGGTAAACAAGTCATATTCTCtaatatgggaacactttggatttgatgatgaagacctagagcaaagacacatcacgtgcaagaagtgttttgtgttGTGCAAATGTaaacattcttgattttagtgtttgaaggaatttatttatgttcaaagaatatattttgggtttttttttgtacaaaaaataaataactttttggttgacaaataatcgtttgaataatcgcGATATCaaatatgactaaaataattgtgattattattttttctataatcgagctgCCCTATTGATTAGTAATGACTTCTTCCTAACTTCAAACGGTGTACCAGGGATCCAATGTTCAtttgagttaagtttgtttatcaagaatatactttataaaatgtTCACTTCTCCGACagacccaaagttccatatttcACCTTTGAGTCATTGttacaatattgtttttaaattaatagtttatatttttaccattttaatgtatttctgcaattacataaaataaaaacaatttaaaaaatcttatttgtggcactgataatatagtttatttttgctggaaaaaaaattggctggtgaaaaatctggttggctggtgACTTTCAGAATGTACTAGTTACTgtatgctggctggtgatctaaaaaagtgaatttaaagcCCTTATtacgatatctgtgtcactgaagaaattcataATTTAtcgactgcactgaatccatttgacaggaattacaaaacatcaaTTTcccatgaatgacagccaagtaaaacacAGTGTATACTGTACAGTGTCCTcttctgaacacacacacactgaccacaactagtcacatgtccttgtgttatgtttaagactgatgcaaaataatgtttcaccaaaatattgttaatggtGTTTGAGCAAAATTAACTTgaaatcattgaaaaaaaatagaattaatgCAGAAAATACTCATTTCAGTTGTcgtattatcaacttctctgtaaacatggacacatatcagtgcAGAATGAACTTGTTTCATGAAAACGGGAAAATTCCActgcatatgaaaaataaacatttcaatcaGTGCGTTATAATATAAACAACTGGGTGGTCTATGAAAACCTGAGCACACGTTTTAActtgtacttaaaaaaaagaaaaatcgatATTTGACGCCAGTCTATTGATCGCAAGacgaaatatcgcgatatatcattGTATCGATATTTTGTCACACCTCTAGttacaaatatacagtattttcacATGTAGCAATTACATTTTGACTAGTTACAACttatttacagatatttttatttgaattacagATATCAGTATTTCCTTTTCCACATGTAAGAATAACAATTAtagatattaaatgttaaaacagtTTGCCACACGTGATGTCTCCATTTCTCTAGATTTTCTCTAGAaaaatcttcaaaaaaaaaagaaaatcagattTTATGCTTGGGTTTAAATTTTCTTCCTACCAAAAACTGCATATTCAGTTCTTAagcaaattttaattttaaatttaaggTTAGAAGCAGTGCGCTGGCTTAGTGGTTATGGAAGCTAACTTGTAACTATAGGATTTACTGAAAATactgaaaaactgaaaactttAGGTTGACTGTAATTTTAAGTCGAACTAATGCAAAACAATGAACAATTAAATTACTGGTATTAAGTCCATTACAATGGCCAATGTGTGTTAATCTAATTTACTTTCAAATAACTTGCATCATTTAGGTGTTACCAATTGAAACAATGAAATTAAGtcatttctttttccttttttaaacaaaaatgataatCTGGGTGTCCCACTGCAGGTTACCTTTGACTATAAATGAATACACAAAGCAATGAAAATACattcagggtttagttactcactgtgtttattcagacaacataaaataatgataatgacaATTATTTCATACAACACCACACACTCTTATAGCGTTACTGTTCATCAGACCCATATGTTTGCTCTTGCCAAATGTGCATACAGTGATTTTATGAACGGAAAGAAAAGTGATGAGGCGCATTGATTTCTTTTCTATCTTTCATTGTAAACTTTATTCAACAACCAAAAGTGTCTCTGCTGTTCTGCTCTGTGGCTCTTTGTCAGCGTTCTGCTGTATATGCATGTTCTCCCATGTGTTTCCAGTTGGAGGTGCATTAAACTGTGTTTTAATGCATAGAGTACACAAATAAATGCAACCAGTGAAGATGACTTTTATTCAGCAGCTCGTTCCGCTCTTCGCTCTCATTTGATGCTTTCGCTTTCTTCTGAGGTTTTTAGATATTAGAAGTTAGTAGTctatgtttttgaagtcttcCGTACATCGATACTTGCTGTCATCATACCTGGTGCATATCAAGTGAGGGAGACAAGGACACGTGTGATGTTGTCTCTTCCCTGGATATGGCACCTGAGAACACAAAAATGAAGATGGCTTGGACTGAAACAGTGCTTTTCGTTCTCAGTGACTCACATAGTGGACAGGaactattattcattcattcattcattcattcattcattcattcatccatatGGGTGTGTGTTCAAATCGACCAGTAGAGCTCTAAGTGTTgagaagttgtttttaaatgactttaaatgGAACGAATGGTTCTTGAATCCCTCATTTGCTGTGGAGAGGAACACTACTCTACAGCAGTGGctcccaaactttattgccccatgtaccccgtAGCCTTTATTTCCTATCGCAAGTTGCCCTTAGCTTATGTTATACATGATTTATTTGAGTCTGCAGGCTCGTTTAAACCTGTTCccgtgtctcgtccaacattaaccttgaatttaggtctttttattcatttatttctgattagatTTGAACTtgacattttgttgtattttaaagagttgtgccacaaattattattattaatctaaattgttaaaaatgttcaactACCCTTAGGGCAGAGGTAGGCAATTTTTATCACAGCGGagccaaaaaatgtgtttgatcagagggccacatgatcaacattcagaataatgagtgatctgagcattaaaacaggaaagaacaaagagtttttctgtgattctgtgtatgtttgctgttgtcTTGCTCgctgtgaggcattttgtgcatttctgtagtccttttgtatatttttcctgtaaaatataggtgttttggagtcatattgtatatttgtgctgtcattttgtgttttttggggtattttttatgtatttctcttgtcattttgcttgtttgtagtactgtgtttttcttgtctttttgtgtacttttgttgtccatttctgtaattttatatattttttgtgtaattttgtgtatcacTGTTgccgttttgttcatttttgttgtagatttgtgtgtttttggagtactttctgtgtttttcttgtaatgttgtaaatctttgtattttttttttttttatatatattcttgcttttgttttgtgtatttttctgtcattttgtacgttcactttgggggctgcatgaAATacgaccaagggccacatgaggccccagtgccgccagttgcctatgtctgccctAGAGATACACATACCCcagtttggtgtgtgtgtgtgtgcgtgtgtgtgtgcgtgtgcgtgtgcgtgtgcgtgtgcgtgtcctCACCTTATGACTGAAGGGATGACATTCATCCCCCTCCATTCCTCTTGGGACGCACATCCTCAGCCCGCTCAGCCACAGACTGACTGCACAGCACAGACCCAAACCACACTGCACGTCTCTCTCACAGGCCTGCACGAGACACATTAAGACTAAGGTCAACTTACACACACAGTAGTTtgttagtgtttgttttttttttcgtttttttgcCAGCAACAATTCAAGTTTATTCAGTTATTTCCTCTTATTGTCCAAGCAATGCTCTTTTGTTCAcgactattattatttatttgctgTCATTCCCTTAATCTGTTTAGGAATGGATATCAAGAAGAAGCGGAGGAGGATGTGGTCCCCGGGTGGGTTTtgtaatcagatttttttttaacgattTTCTTCTCCAGCAAACTGCTCAGTTTGTCAAGACATAAACGCATTTATTACATAGTTCATCTTAAGATAGACAGAAGGAGGATGTGGGGAAAAAGCGCACGTTCTATTCCCTTTTTGCCTTGGCTTCCACAACatcattaaaaatgcattttttggaAATAATGTTGAATATATGAGTTTAATAAAAGCATgcagtgtttttaaaacatatgatttcattttccaagaagcaaaaacaaagagaaacaaAATCCCTGTAAAGATTTTCTCATGTGAACAATTAAAGAAATATTGTAATCCTGTGTTGATCTTCTGCAGAACTTCTTCTGCAATTATTGCACTAGAATATTGATTGTTCTGGGACACATGATTTAAATGCAGTTTGGGAATATATTTCATACCAAATGTCTGCATTGTGAAACAGATGAAGTCCTTTTTTTATTCTGCATAAGTAGTTTTAATAAGGAATGTTCTTCTAATACATTTTCTAAAGTAACTGTATTATTAGGTTGTGGCTGACTCCACCCACAAACTGTATCTACAGTATCTCTCCCCTGTGGAAGGAGGTTTTGGTCCATTAGGACCAGAaactccagacacaaaaacagtttaTTTCCTGTGCATCTAGCCTCATGAACACAGAGCCCTTGTACTGTTTCTGATTGTGATCATTACTATGCATTTTACACGTCTCTTTTCAAACCCTATGAAAAATCTGGACTTTGAAAAATGcataatttcaaaaatacatacatatgtaATATTGCTTTGATTTCTGTGGTTTGCAATAAGAAAAATTGAGACTCCTGAATCACATCAGGCACAGATGAAAGATGATGGTAAAGTGTTGCTCACCCCTGTGATGACAGCCCCTCTGGATGAGCTGGGACCCAGCAGGAGAAAGGACAGCAGCACCACTCTGAAGCTCATGACAGCAACAGGAGAATCAGATTCTTCTTCTTTAGACGTTTCAACTTTAGGACAACTCACTCAGGCAGGATCCCCGACTCCTCCGTGACTGAGGACGGTTCTTTCAACTCCTTAAAGCAGAAACCCCgactctctccctctctttatCCACCTGCgacccccaaacccaaccctcTCCCCTCCCTCCTCCATGTCTGGAACCTCCCCACGCCCTCAGTGTGCTCACAGCCTTTGTCATCTTACTCACCCAGATGACGGTGGACTTGATCTTTGCTTGTGATACTGGCTTAGACTCCATGTCTGCTGATGCTTGTCTAGGTTTCCATTACTCAAATCTATCCAAAACACAGGGAAAACAGGGACGACACTTGTGCAACTGAACATGTTTGGACTAAATGTATCGCATAATTAATTTTAATAGAGCCAAACAACACTCCCTATGGTCACAAGGTGGAAAACATAACTGTTTAACTGTATTTTCCACATGAATAAGTGTCAGTGCAATGGAGAATCTGCACTATGGGCTCAGAGAGGGCACAGGTGCCACACATTAGCTTCAAGTCAAAGAGATGTGATGTGAAGCTGACTCATTCAGCAGACTTCACGTAAGCAAGTGGTGCTCTTCATTTATTATAGTTTCTGAGTCGTGCATATGTCCTCCTAATGCAGTCAGATGTCATCACATTATTAGACTTTTAGTGGACGTAATAAAACTGTTGTTTGTTTGGTCAGAGAATAAAAGACGTGTAAAAAAGGGGATGACTTTCTCTAATCCAGCTTCGTTATTAGGTTTTATTATCTTTACCTGAAAGCTTATGTGTGAATAACAAGTGTTTTTTGCTTTGATAAATAGTTCTCACAGTGTATTAGGTGTTACTGTGAAGAGCACTCACAGTCCTGCTTGGTGTCCAGCTCCTTTGCAGATTTATTGTGGACATAAAAAAAGAGCCTGTAATGCAAATGACGACACTGATTATATTCCTCCTCTTGGATCAAACTTAGGACTTCATCCCTGCATGTGTAATGGATAGACATGGATATTTGTGTTAGATAGAGTTATGGTGTGTATACTGTGTGATCGTTCATCACATGAGAGTTACCACTGGTGCAGATGTTTGCCTACGTGCACGCTCAGACAGTGATGGGCAGCTGGTTGTCAGTGAAAGCGGGTATGGCCGTGATTAAAGCTCTGACACAGGCAGAGGTAAAGATAGAAGaatgagaggaggaggagagggagaGCGCCCATGGGTTAGTCAGCAGGACATTATCCTGCTGCTATACTGGTGATGGATTCCTCCGATGCAGCGGCCACATAATTACATTCACACTTTTCTGCCTCGTCAGCAGGTGCACTGAAGTCTCAGTGTTGGGGGAAAAAGGCAGCAGATATCCTGCGGCAAGTGGAGTGGAAAGGCCTCACCAAAACTTTAGGAAAATGCATGACAGAATATatcaaaaagtgcactttaaacTTTGAGCAGACAAACTCTGCAGCGTCATGCAACATTTATGTGATTTAAATCATCTTAATGTTGCTGAATATACAAAGCAAGTAAAGGTGCACTTCCAAAAG
This portion of the Gouania willdenowi chromosome 7, fGouWil2.1, whole genome shotgun sequence genome encodes:
- the prok1 gene encoding prokineticin-1; the encoded protein is MSFRVVLLSFLLLGPSSSRGAVITGACERDVQCGLGLCCAVSLWLSGLRMCVPRGMEGDECHPFSHKVPYPGKRQHHTCPCLPHLICTRYDDSKYRCTEDFKNIDY